The following coding sequences lie in one Streptomyces venezuelae genomic window:
- a CDS encoding sensor histidine kinase: MRSRLLPLLIVLMAGVLLALGFPLAVSVAAAQQQKVVVDRIDDTARFASLAQFVTKRPRGPSGLGGTDERRETLQNELDDYFDVYGIRAGVFYRDDGAMAQSPNGWFLPRHGALRSAFEEALRSRGSHDPEQVWPWQRGRLAVASPVIKDGDVIAVVVTDSPTGRMRSETLHGWLLIAAGESAAMLLAVGAALRLTGWVLRPVRILDATTHDIATGRLKSRVAAAGGPPELQRLARSFNEMADNVQDVLEQQRAFVADASHQLRNPLSALLLRIELLALELPEGNEEVASVRTEGKRLAQVLDDLLDLALAEHAEADLSVVDIGELTAERVAAWRPLADERGVRLTGDCPATTGWADPIALSSALDAVIDNALKFTPEGGDVRVAVASSNGTTTVVVTDGGPGLTEDELARIGDRFWRSNRHQNVRGSGLGLSISRTLLAAGGGSIAYARHEPHGLRVTVRVPRSEPLGTA, translated from the coding sequence GTGCGTTCCCGCCTCCTCCCGCTGCTGATCGTCCTCATGGCGGGTGTACTGCTCGCGCTCGGCTTCCCGCTCGCCGTCAGCGTCGCCGCGGCCCAGCAGCAGAAGGTGGTCGTCGACCGGATCGACGACACCGCACGCTTCGCCTCGCTCGCGCAATTCGTCACCAAACGCCCCAGAGGTCCATCGGGACTGGGCGGCACGGACGAACGCCGCGAGACGCTGCAGAACGAACTGGACGACTACTTCGACGTCTACGGCATCCGCGCGGGCGTCTTCTACCGCGACGACGGCGCCATGGCCCAGTCCCCGAACGGCTGGTTCCTGCCCCGCCACGGAGCCCTGCGCAGCGCCTTCGAGGAGGCGCTGCGCTCGCGCGGCAGCCATGACCCGGAGCAGGTCTGGCCGTGGCAGCGGGGGCGGCTGGCCGTCGCGTCGCCGGTGATCAAGGACGGTGACGTCATCGCGGTCGTCGTCACGGACTCGCCGACCGGACGCATGCGCTCCGAGACACTGCACGGCTGGCTGCTCATCGCCGCGGGCGAGTCGGCTGCCATGCTGCTGGCCGTCGGCGCGGCCCTACGGCTCACCGGCTGGGTGCTGCGGCCGGTGCGGATCCTGGACGCGACCACGCACGACATAGCGACAGGGCGTCTCAAGTCCCGGGTCGCCGCGGCGGGCGGCCCACCGGAACTGCAGCGCCTCGCCCGTTCGTTCAACGAGATGGCCGACAACGTCCAGGACGTCCTGGAACAGCAGCGCGCCTTCGTCGCCGATGCCTCCCACCAACTGCGCAACCCCCTGTCAGCACTGCTGCTCCGCATCGAACTGCTCGCCCTCGAACTGCCCGAGGGCAACGAGGAGGTCGCCTCGGTCCGTACCGAGGGCAAACGCCTGGCCCAGGTCCTCGACGATCTGCTCGACCTCGCGCTCGCCGAGCACGCCGAGGCCGACCTGAGCGTCGTCGACATCGGGGAGCTCACCGCCGAACGCGTCGCCGCCTGGCGGCCGCTCGCCGACGAGCGCGGCGTGCGGCTGACGGGCGACTGCCCGGCCACCACCGGCTGGGCCGATCCGATCGCCCTCTCCAGCGCGCTGGACGCGGTGATCGACAACGCCCTGAAGTTCACGCCCGAGGGCGGGGACGTGCGGGTGGCGGTCGCGTCGAGCAACGGGACGACGACCGTCGTGGTCACGGACGGCGGGCCCGGCCTGACCGAGGACGAGCTCGCGCGTATCGGCGACCGCTTCTGGCGCAGCAACCGCCACCAGAACGTGCGGGGTTCGGGTCTTGGCCTGTCCATCTCCCGGACGCTGCTCGCGGCCGGCGGCGGCTCCATCGCGTACGCGCGCCACGAACCGCACGGCCTGCGGGTGACGGTCCGCGTCCCGCGCAGCGAGCCCCTGGGAACGGCCTGA
- a CDS encoding TAXI family TRAP transporter solute-binding subunit: MLKALPGISRRRALQGSAAALVVFGLLMWWLLPMDADSPSGRITFSTGVREGVYERYGKLLETAISKDMPDVDVELLNSEGSQQNVARVATGKSDFTIAAADAVETYRLDAEPGWYRLRGCTRLYDDYVQLVVPRSSKIKNVADLRDKRVAVGQDHSGVRLIADRVLSAAGLEPESDIEPVAAGIDTMPGLLKSGSIDAFFWSGGLPTNSVRALSKKMDIKLVKLGYLVEALHKQGGGSRYYRAATMPADAYPEAQHGSAVPTLAVANLLVTTDRTDPALTEQLTRTVIDSRDHIGDQVHAAQVVDLRTALFTDPLPLHTGARRYYRSVKP, from the coding sequence ATGCTCAAGGCACTCCCCGGGATCAGCAGGCGCCGCGCCTTGCAGGGTTCCGCCGCGGCCCTCGTGGTGTTCGGTCTGCTGATGTGGTGGCTGCTGCCCATGGACGCGGACTCCCCCAGCGGGCGGATCACGTTCAGCACGGGCGTGCGGGAAGGCGTGTACGAGCGGTACGGCAAGCTCCTGGAGACGGCGATCTCCAAGGACATGCCGGACGTCGACGTCGAGCTCCTCAACAGCGAGGGGTCGCAGCAGAACGTCGCGCGCGTGGCCACCGGGAAGTCCGACTTCACCATCGCGGCCGCCGACGCGGTGGAGACGTACCGGCTGGACGCCGAACCGGGCTGGTACCGGCTGCGGGGCTGTACGCGCCTCTACGACGACTACGTACAGCTCGTCGTGCCCCGGTCCTCGAAGATCAAGAACGTCGCCGATCTGCGCGACAAGCGCGTGGCGGTGGGCCAGGACCACTCCGGGGTGCGGCTCATAGCCGACCGGGTGCTGAGCGCCGCGGGGCTCGAACCGGAATCCGACATCGAGCCGGTGGCCGCCGGGATAGACACCATGCCCGGCCTCCTGAAGAGCGGCTCCATCGACGCGTTCTTCTGGTCCGGCGGGCTCCCGACCAACTCCGTGCGTGCCCTCTCCAAGAAGATGGACATCAAGCTCGTGAAGCTGGGTTACCTCGTGGAGGCGCTGCACAAGCAGGGCGGCGGCTCGCGTTACTACCGGGCCGCGACGATGCCGGCGGACGCGTACCCCGAGGCCCAGCACGGTTCCGCCGTGCCGACGCTGGCCGTGGCGAACCTCCTGGTGACCACGGACCGCACCGATCCCGCGCTCACCGAGCAGCTGACCCGCACGGTCATCGACAGCCGCGACCACATCGGCGATCAGGTGCACGCGGCACAGGTGGTGGATCTGCGCACGGCGCTGTTCACGGACCCGCTCCCGCTGCACACAGGGGCGCGCCGCTACTACCGCTCGGTGAAGCCCTGA
- the miaB gene encoding tRNA (N6-isopentenyl adenosine(37)-C2)-methylthiotransferase MiaB: MSAKTYEVRTYGCQMNVHDSERLSGLLEDAGYERAPEGADGDADVVVFNTCAVRENADNRLYGNLGRLAPMKTKRPGMQIAVGGCLAQKDRDTIVKRAPWVDVVFGTHNIGKLPVLLERARVQEEAQVEIAESLEAFPSTLPTRRESAYAAWVSISVGCNNTCTFCIVPALRGKEKDRRTGDILAEIEALVGEGVSEITLLGQNVNAYGSDIGDREAFSKLLRACGKIEGLERVRFTSPHPRDFTDDVIAAMAETPNVMPQLHMPLQSGSDPILKAMRRSYRQDRFLGIIEKVRAAMPDAAISTDIIVGFPGETEEDFEQTMHVVREARFANAFTFQYSKRPGTPAATMEGQIPKEVVQSRYERLVAVQEEISWEENKKQVGRTLDLMVAEGEGRKDGATHRLSGRAPDNRLVHFTKPDTEVRPGDVVTVEITYAAPHHLLAEGAVLNVRPTRAGDAWEKRNTEAAAKPAGVMLGLPKIGAPAPLPVATGSGCGCD, encoded by the coding sequence ATGAGCGCGAAGACTTACGAGGTGCGCACCTACGGGTGCCAGATGAACGTCCATGACTCCGAGCGGCTTTCCGGCCTCCTTGAGGACGCCGGCTACGAACGTGCGCCCGAAGGAGCCGACGGCGACGCCGACGTCGTCGTCTTCAACACGTGCGCCGTGCGCGAGAACGCCGACAACCGTCTGTACGGCAATCTCGGCCGCCTGGCGCCGATGAAGACCAAGCGTCCCGGGATGCAGATCGCGGTCGGCGGCTGTCTGGCCCAGAAGGACCGCGACACCATCGTGAAGCGGGCGCCCTGGGTGGACGTCGTCTTCGGCACGCACAACATCGGCAAGCTGCCGGTCCTCCTGGAGCGTGCCCGCGTCCAGGAAGAGGCGCAGGTCGAGATCGCCGAGTCGCTCGAAGCCTTCCCGTCGACGCTGCCGACCCGCCGCGAGAGCGCGTACGCGGCCTGGGTCTCCATCTCCGTCGGCTGCAACAACACCTGCACGTTCTGCATCGTGCCCGCGCTGCGCGGCAAGGAGAAGGACCGCAGGACCGGCGACATCCTCGCGGAGATCGAGGCGCTCGTCGGCGAGGGCGTCTCGGAGATCACCCTCCTCGGGCAGAACGTGAACGCGTACGGCTCGGACATCGGTGACCGCGAGGCCTTCAGCAAGCTCCTGCGGGCCTGCGGGAAGATCGAGGGCCTGGAACGCGTGCGCTTCACGTCCCCGCACCCGCGCGACTTCACCGACGACGTGATCGCCGCCATGGCCGAGACGCCGAACGTGATGCCGCAGCTCCACATGCCGCTGCAGTCCGGCTCGGACCCGATCCTCAAGGCGATGCGCCGCTCCTACCGGCAGGATCGTTTCCTGGGCATCATCGAGAAGGTCCGCGCGGCCATGCCGGACGCGGCCATCTCGACCGACATCATCGTGGGCTTCCCCGGCGAGACCGAGGAGGACTTCGAGCAGACGATGCACGTGGTCCGCGAGGCCCGCTTCGCGAACGCCTTCACCTTCCAGTACTCCAAGCGCCCCGGGACCCCGGCGGCCACCATGGAGGGCCAGATCCCCAAGGAGGTCGTCCAGTCGCGCTACGAGCGTCTGGTGGCCGTCCAGGAGGAGATCTCCTGGGAGGAGAACAAGAAGCAGGTCGGCCGCACCCTGGACCTCATGGTCGCCGAGGGCGAGGGCCGCAAGGACGGCGCCACCCACCGCCTCTCCGGCCGTGCGCCCGACAACCGCCTGGTCCACTTCACCAAGCCGGACACCGAGGTGCGCCCCGGCGACGTCGTGACCGTCGAGATCACCTACGCCGCGCCGCACCACCTGCTCGCCGAGGGCGCCGTCCTGAACGTGCGTCCCACGCGCGCGGGCGACGCCTGGGAGAAGCGGAACACCGAGGCGGCCGCCAAGCCCGCGGGCGTGATGCTGGGCCTGCCGAAGATCGGCGCTCCGGCACCGCTGCCGGTGGCGACGGGCAGCGGCTGCGGCTGCGACTGA
- a CDS encoding class III extradiol dioxygenase subunit B-like domain-containing protein, translating into MLVAAAVCPCPPLLVPEVAAGAAPELDAARAACSDAIGVLAAARPDLLVVIGPAEQSGRGPHPQGARASFRGFGVDVDVRLGPVPPEAEAEAESAPGAEGRSGLPSSLAVAGWLLERAQWSAAPVEGLGVGEPLEAERCIHVGAGIGARADRVALLVMGDASACRTLKAPGYLDERAAGFDAEVGRALGEADIEALKALDAGLAYELKAAGRAPWQVLAGAAEGAALRGELLYEDAPYGVGYVVAAWS; encoded by the coding sequence ATGCTTGTCGCCGCCGCCGTCTGCCCCTGCCCGCCGCTGCTCGTTCCCGAGGTCGCCGCGGGTGCCGCTCCTGAACTCGACGCCGCGCGTGCGGCGTGTTCGGACGCCATCGGGGTGCTCGCCGCCGCACGGCCCGATCTCCTCGTCGTGATCGGGCCCGCCGAGCAGAGCGGGCGCGGACCGCATCCGCAGGGTGCGCGCGCCTCGTTCCGCGGCTTCGGGGTGGACGTGGACGTCCGTCTCGGACCGGTACCACCCGAAGCGGAAGCGGAAGCGGAATCGGCGCCCGGAGCCGAGGGGCGGAGTGGGCTTCCGTCGTCGCTCGCTGTCGCGGGCTGGCTGCTGGAGCGCGCACAGTGGTCGGCGGCGCCGGTCGAGGGTCTCGGTGTGGGGGAACCCCTTGAGGCGGAGCGGTGCATCCACGTCGGAGCGGGCATCGGGGCCCGGGCCGACCGGGTGGCACTGCTGGTGATGGGCGACGCCAGCGCGTGCCGCACGCTGAAGGCGCCTGGATACCTCGACGAGCGGGCGGCCGGCTTCGACGCCGAGGTCGGGCGTGCCCTTGGGGAGGCCGACATCGAGGCGCTGAAGGCGCTGGACGCGGGCCTCGCGTACGAACTCAAGGCGGCGGGCCGCGCACCCTGGCAGGTGCTCGCCGGAGCGGCGGAGGGCGCCGCGCTGCGCGGCGAGCTGCTCTATGAAGACGCGCCCTACGGCGTGGGGTACGTGGTGGCTGCCTGGTCGTAG
- a CDS encoding antitoxin, whose protein sequence is MGFLDQLKAKLAPAKGKVSDLAQQHGGKIDQGLDKAAKVVDEKTKGKYSDKIQAGTGKAKDALDRIAGADGDKDAGSSAGPTTPQTPPSPPPAS, encoded by the coding sequence ATGGGCTTCCTGGACCAACTGAAAGCCAAGCTCGCCCCTGCGAAGGGCAAGGTCTCGGACCTGGCGCAACAGCACGGGGGCAAGATCGACCAGGGCCTCGACAAGGCTGCGAAGGTGGTCGACGAGAAGACCAAGGGCAAGTACAGCGACAAGATCCAGGCGGGCACGGGGAAGGCGAAGGACGCCCTCGACCGCATCGCCGGGGCGGACGGGGACAAGGACGCGGGCAGCAGCGCCGGCCCTACGACTCCCCAGACGCCTCCGTCGCCCCCGCCTGCTTCCTGA
- the miaA gene encoding tRNA (adenosine(37)-N6)-dimethylallyltransferase MiaA: protein MSSTAPAPRVIAVVGPTAAGKSDLGVFLAQRLGGEIVNADSMQLYRGMDIGTAKLTPEERGGVPHHLLDIWDVTEAASVAEYQKLARAEIDRLLAEGRWPILVGGSGLYVRGAVDHLDFPGTDPDVRARLEEELTLRGSGALHARLAAADPEAARAILPSNGRRIVRALEVIEITGKPFTANLPRHESVYDTIQIGVDVARPELDERIATRVDRMWDRGLVDEVRALEAQGLREGRTAARALGYQQVLAALAGECTEDEARAETVRATKRFARRQDSWFRRDPRVHWLSGALADHEELPERALALVERPVTA, encoded by the coding sequence GTGAGTAGCACAGCCCCCGCCCCGCGGGTCATCGCCGTCGTCGGTCCGACCGCGGCAGGAAAGTCCGATCTGGGCGTTTTCCTCGCCCAGCGCCTCGGCGGCGAAATCGTCAACGCCGACTCGATGCAGCTCTACCGAGGGATGGACATCGGCACCGCCAAGCTGACGCCCGAGGAGCGCGGCGGCGTGCCCCACCATCTCCTCGACATCTGGGACGTCACGGAGGCCGCCAGCGTCGCCGAGTACCAGAAGCTGGCCCGCGCCGAGATCGACCGACTCCTCGCGGAGGGACGCTGGCCGATCCTCGTCGGCGGCTCCGGCCTCTACGTACGGGGGGCAGTGGATCACCTGGACTTCCCCGGCACCGACCCCGACGTGCGGGCCCGCCTGGAGGAAGAGCTCACGCTGCGCGGCTCCGGAGCGCTGCATGCCCGCCTCGCGGCCGCCGACCCCGAGGCGGCCCGGGCCATCCTGCCCAGCAACGGCCGCCGGATCGTCCGCGCCCTGGAGGTCATCGAGATCACCGGCAAGCCCTTCACCGCCAACCTCCCCCGCCACGAATCCGTGTACGACACGATCCAGATCGGCGTCGACGTGGCACGCCCCGAGCTCGACGAACGCATCGCCACGCGCGTGGACCGCATGTGGGACCGCGGCCTGGTCGACGAGGTGCGCGCACTGGAGGCCCAAGGGCTGCGCGAGGGGCGTACGGCGGCACGGGCGCTCGGCTACCAGCAGGTGCTCGCGGCGCTCGCGGGAGAGTGCACCGAGGACGAGGCGCGCGCCGAGACCGTGCGCGCCACCAAGCGCTTCGCACGCCGCCAGGACTCCTGGTTCCGCCGTGATCCGCGGGTGCACTGGCTCAGCGGGGCACTGGCCGACCACGAGGAACTCCCGGAGCGCGCGCTGGCGTTGGTCGAACGACCGGTCACAGCCTGA
- the dapF gene encoding diaminopimelate epimerase, whose amino-acid sequence MSTRIAFLKGHGTENDFVIIPDPDNAIELSPSAVAALCDRRAGIGGDGLLHVVRSAAHPDARHLADRAEWFMDYRNGDGSVAEMCGNGVRVFARYLQRAGHAVEGDLAVATRGGVKTVHIAKEESGGDITVGMGKAALPEGDVTVTVGHRRWPARNVNMGNPHAVAFVDDLSEAGNLYEAPPFSPASAYPDGVNVEFVVPRGPQHVAMRVHERGAGETRSCGTGACAVAVAAARKDGLDPAATGTPATYTVDLPGGRLVITERPDGEIEMTGGAVIVAEGEIASEWFETASA is encoded by the coding sequence ATGAGCACGCGGATCGCCTTCCTCAAGGGGCACGGGACCGAGAACGACTTCGTGATCATCCCCGACCCCGACAACGCCATCGAGCTGTCCCCGTCGGCCGTGGCCGCTCTGTGCGACCGCCGCGCGGGCATCGGTGGCGACGGCCTCCTCCACGTCGTGCGCTCCGCGGCCCACCCCGACGCCCGCCATCTGGCGGACCGCGCCGAGTGGTTCATGGACTACCGCAACGGCGACGGATCCGTCGCGGAGATGTGCGGCAACGGAGTGCGTGTCTTCGCCCGCTACCTGCAGCGCGCCGGGCACGCCGTCGAAGGCGATCTGGCCGTGGCCACGCGCGGCGGCGTGAAGACCGTGCACATCGCCAAGGAGGAGTCCGGCGGCGACATCACCGTCGGCATGGGCAAGGCGGCCCTCCCCGAAGGGGACGTCACCGTCACGGTCGGCCACCGCCGGTGGCCCGCGCGGAACGTGAACATGGGCAACCCGCACGCGGTCGCCTTCGTCGACGACCTCTCCGAAGCGGGCAACCTCTACGAAGCACCCCCCTTCAGCCCCGCCTCCGCCTACCCGGACGGCGTGAACGTCGAGTTCGTCGTCCCCCGGGGCCCGCAGCACGTCGCCATGCGCGTGCACGAGCGCGGCGCGGGCGAGACCCGCTCCTGCGGCACCGGCGCCTGCGCCGTGGCCGTGGCGGCCGCCCGCAAGGACGGCCTGGACCCGGCCGCGACCGGGACCCCGGCCACGTACACCGTCGATCTGCCCGGAGGGCGCCTGGTGATCACCGAGCGGCCCGACGGCGAGATCGAGATGACGGGCGGGGCCGTGATCGTCGCCGAGGGCGAGATCGCGTCCGAATGGTTCGAAACGGCAAGCGCATGA
- a CDS encoding RelA/SpoT family protein translates to MSAEATNPATPGPVVSGVQRKRGRARLDLRRLGRAALLGSGTRDRLPDAIGHVAEAHRNHYPDADLEPLRRAYVLAESSHRGQTRKSGEPYITHPLAVTLILAQLGAEITTLTASLLHDTVEDTDVTLDQVRAEFGDDVCYLVDGVTKLEKVDYGAAAEPETFRKMLVATGNDVRVMSIKLADRLHNMRTLGVMRPEKQARIAKVTRDVLIPLAERLGVQALKTELEDLVFAILHPEDCAQVKAMIAANAESEGDPLGDIAGEVRNVLRDAGITAEVLIRPRHSVSVHRVHRKRGELRASDFGRLLVLVNEDADCYGVLGELHTCFTPVVSEFKDFIAVPKFNLYQSLHTAVTRSDGEVAEVLIRTHQMHQVAEAGVVALHNPFAPPSEEPSDRADDERVDPTRPGWLSRLLDWQQAAPDPDTFWSTLREDLAQDREIAVFRPDGGTLGLPAGASCVDAAYAQYGEDAHACIGARVNGRLATLSTVLRDGDSVQLLMSQDPTSGPSRDWLDHARTPAARIAIRRWLTTHPTPAPAAVAPTSSTQRPPQQTSAVVPGPEDSAALRPAAANAVVDREGASVRLAGCCTPVPPDDVTAFAVRGGVVTVHRVGCPAVERMKEVGRPEIGVRWGDTAECRVTLIAESFGRAHLLADLTEAIALEGVAIISATVEPPTQQRVRHTYTLQLPDAAHLPGLMRAMREVPGVYDVSRAQHPAAAAH, encoded by the coding sequence ATGAGTGCGGAGGCCACGAACCCTGCCACGCCCGGCCCCGTCGTGTCCGGGGTCCAGCGCAAGCGCGGCCGTGCGCGTCTCGACCTGCGCAGGCTCGGCAGGGCCGCCCTGCTCGGATCCGGCACCCGGGACCGGCTGCCCGACGCGATCGGCCATGTGGCGGAGGCCCACCGGAACCACTATCCGGACGCAGATCTGGAGCCGCTGCGCCGTGCGTACGTCCTCGCGGAGTCCTCGCACCGCGGCCAGACGCGCAAGAGCGGCGAGCCGTACATCACCCACCCGCTCGCCGTCACCCTGATCCTCGCCCAGCTCGGTGCGGAGATCACGACCCTGACCGCCTCCCTGCTCCACGACACCGTCGAGGACACCGACGTCACCCTCGACCAGGTGCGGGCCGAGTTCGGCGACGACGTCTGCTACCTGGTCGACGGCGTCACCAAGCTGGAAAAGGTCGACTACGGAGCGGCGGCCGAACCCGAGACCTTCCGCAAGATGCTCGTGGCCACCGGCAACGACGTGCGCGTCATGTCGATCAAGCTCGCCGACCGCCTGCACAACATGCGCACCCTCGGTGTCATGCGCCCCGAGAAACAGGCCCGCATCGCCAAGGTCACCCGGGACGTGCTCATCCCGCTCGCCGAACGCCTCGGCGTACAGGCGCTCAAGACCGAGCTGGAGGACCTCGTCTTCGCGATCCTCCACCCCGAGGACTGCGCCCAGGTCAAGGCCATGATCGCCGCCAACGCCGAGAGCGAGGGAGACCCGCTCGGGGACATCGCGGGCGAGGTCCGCAACGTACTGCGCGACGCCGGCATCACCGCCGAGGTGCTCATCAGGCCCCGGCACTCCGTCTCCGTCCACCGCGTGCACCGCAAACGCGGCGAACTGCGCGCGTCCGACTTCGGCCGCCTCCTCGTGCTCGTCAACGAGGACGCCGACTGCTACGGAGTCCTGGGCGAGCTGCACACCTGCTTCACGCCGGTCGTATCGGAGTTCAAGGACTTCATCGCCGTACCGAAGTTCAACCTCTACCAGTCGCTACACACGGCCGTGACCCGCTCCGACGGCGAGGTCGCCGAAGTCCTCATCCGCACGCACCAGATGCACCAGGTCGCCGAGGCAGGCGTCGTAGCCCTGCACAATCCCTTCGCTCCTCCTTCGGAGGAGCCGTCCGACCGCGCCGACGACGAGCGCGTGGACCCGACCAGGCCCGGCTGGCTCTCCCGGCTCCTCGACTGGCAGCAGGCCGCCCCCGACCCGGACACGTTCTGGTCGACGCTGCGCGAGGACCTCGCCCAGGACCGCGAGATCGCCGTCTTCCGGCCCGACGGCGGCACGCTCGGCCTGCCCGCGGGCGCCAGCTGCGTGGACGCCGCCTACGCCCAGTACGGCGAGGACGCCCACGCCTGCATCGGCGCGCGCGTGAACGGCCGTCTGGCGACGCTGAGCACGGTCCTGAGGGACGGCGACAGCGTCCAGCTGCTCATGAGCCAGGACCCCACGTCCGGGCCCTCACGCGACTGGCTGGACCACGCCCGCACGCCCGCCGCGCGGATCGCCATCCGGCGCTGGCTCACGACGCATCCCACGCCGGCACCCGCAGCCGTCGCGCCCACGTCGTCCACGCAGCGGCCGCCGCAGCAGACGTCCGCGGTCGTGCCCGGGCCGGAGGACTCCGCGGCCCTGCGGCCCGCCGCGGCCAACGCCGTCGTGGACCGCGAAGGCGCCAGCGTGCGCCTCGCCGGCTGTTGTACGCCGGTGCCTCCCGACGACGTCACCGCGTTCGCCGTCCGCGGCGGCGTCGTGACCGTCCACCGGGTCGGCTGTCCCGCGGTGGAGCGCATGAAAGAAGTGGGACGTCCGGAGATCGGCGTGCGCTGGGGAGACACGGCCGAGTGCCGCGTCACCCTGATCGCCGAATCGTTCGGCCGGGCGCATCTGCTCGCCGACCTCACCGAAGCGATCGCCCTCGAAGGAGTGGCGATCATCTCGGCGACCGTGGAGCCGCCGACACAGCAGCGCGTACGCCACACGTACACGCTCCAACTCCCCGACGCCGCACACCTTCCCGGGCTGATGCGCGCGATGCGCGAGGTCCCCGGGGTGTACGACGTGAGCCGCGCGCAGCATCCGGCGGCCGCCGCCCACTGA
- a CDS encoding M1 family metallopeptidase, with translation MLLTPRTTASGPKALRPPRVAAALITATVSAALLAASAPSPATPLGIGDRLFPHLGNPGYDVQSYDIAFTYRGDNRKPLDAVTTIEATATEALDRVNLDFAHGTVRSVEMNGRRARFERSGEDLVVTPSAPLGRDDRMRITVRHTSDPVYAKGTQGGWVRTDDGLAMANQADAAHLVFPCNDHPADKAAFTFRVTTPKGYTAVANGLPVGTTRRGAATTWAYRHHHPMATELAQVSIGRSTVLHREGPHGLPVRDVVPTADRKVLEPWLKKTPAQLGWMEKKVGRYPFEVYGVLIAQANTGYELETQTLSLFERELFTRPEFPEWYVDAIMVHELAHQWFGDSVSPKSWSDLWLNEGHATWYEALYAEEKAHKPMADRMRQAYRQSDGWRAAGGPPARPKAPAPGKKISIFRPVVYDGSALVLYALRQEIGRPAFEHLERNWVRRHQDGNAETADFVRLASHVAGRDLTGFFDSWLYGKKTPPMPGHPKWKSGK, from the coding sequence ATGCTGCTCACCCCTCGGACCACGGCCTCAGGGCCGAAGGCCCTCCGCCCCCCTCGTGTCGCCGCCGCACTGATCACGGCGACCGTGTCCGCCGCCCTCCTCGCGGCGAGCGCCCCCTCGCCCGCCACCCCGCTCGGCATCGGTGACCGCCTCTTCCCGCACCTGGGCAACCCCGGATACGACGTGCAGTCGTACGACATCGCCTTCACCTACCGCGGTGACAACCGCAAGCCGCTGGACGCCGTCACCACGATCGAGGCCACGGCGACCGAAGCCCTGGACCGTGTGAACCTGGACTTCGCGCACGGCACAGTGCGCTCCGTCGAGATGAACGGACGGCGTGCCCGCTTCGAAAGAAGCGGCGAGGACCTTGTCGTCACGCCGTCCGCGCCCCTCGGACGGGACGACCGGATGCGGATCACCGTCCGCCACACCAGCGACCCCGTGTACGCGAAGGGCACCCAGGGAGGCTGGGTGCGCACCGATGACGGTCTCGCCATGGCCAACCAGGCCGACGCCGCCCACCTGGTCTTTCCGTGCAACGACCACCCGGCGGACAAGGCGGCCTTCACGTTCCGCGTCACCACGCCCAAGGGGTACACCGCCGTCGCCAACGGCCTCCCCGTCGGCACGACCCGGCGCGGCGCCGCCACCACCTGGGCGTACCGGCACCACCACCCCATGGCGACCGAGCTGGCGCAGGTGTCCATCGGCCGCTCCACCGTGCTGCACCGCGAGGGCCCGCACGGCCTGCCCGTGCGTGACGTGGTGCCCACGGCGGACCGCAAGGTCCTGGAGCCCTGGCTGAAGAAGACACCCGCCCAGCTCGGCTGGATGGAGAAGAAGGTCGGCCGCTACCCCTTCGAGGTCTACGGCGTCCTGATCGCCCAGGCAAACACCGGTTACGAACTGGAGACGCAGACGCTCTCTCTCTTCGAGAGAGAGCTCTTCACCCGCCCCGAGTTCCCGGAGTGGTACGTCGACGCGATCATGGTGCACGAACTCGCGCACCAGTGGTTCGGCGACAGCGTCAGCCCGAAGTCGTGGTCGGACCTCTGGCTCAACGAGGGCCACGCCACCTGGTACGAAGCCCTCTACGCCGAGGAGAAGGCGCACAAGCCCATGGCCGACCGGATGCGGCAGGCCTACCGCCAGTCGGACGGCTGGCGCGCGGCAGGCGGGCCCCCGGCCAGGCCGAAGGCGCCCGCACCCGGCAAGAAGATCAGCATCTTCCGCCCCGTCGTCTACGACGGCAGCGCCCTGGTGCTCTACGCCCTGCGCCAGGAGATCGGCCGCCCCGCCTTCGAGCACCTGGAGCGGAACTGGGTCCGCCGCCACCAGGACGGCAACGCCGAGACCGCCGACTTCGTGCGGCTCGCCTCCCACGTCGCCGGGCGCGACCTCACCGGGTTCTTCGACAGCTGGCTGTACGGGAAGAAGACGCCGCCGATGCCGGGGCATCCGAAGTGGAAGTCCGGGAAATAA